AGCACACCGCCCAGAGACCTCCAGCCCCCGAGCCATTCAGCTCGTCACCGTGCTGGACGAGCTTTTCCTATATTTCCACAAACCCTAAACGGGGTACATAGTGACGCGTGCCGCCAGGCAGGCGGCACGCGCTGCATTGAGGCTGCGAACTCTCGACTGTCAGCGTCACGAGGCCTTTACACGATCTTTACACAATCAGGACAAGCTGACCCACGTTCATGCGTCTGCCTCTTTTGCTTACCTTCGCCCTGATGGGGTTCAGTGTTGCTGCTGCAGCGACGGTGAATGCACAGGCGGGCGACACCCTCCAGCGAATGGCCGTTCGGTACGGCACGACCACGCAGGCTCTGGTGCGGGCCAATCCGTCCCTGCCGCAGGGCCCTCTCCGTGCCGGGACCCGCGTGACGCTCCCGGCCACCGCCGTGCGCGTGTGGAGCGTACGGGCGGGCGATACGCTGTCTGGCATCGCACAGCGCGAACGGACGACGGTCGCCGCGCTGGTCGCCGCCAACCGCGGCCTGGATCAGCAACGGCCCCTGATGATCGGGCAGAAACTGTTGCTGCCTACGCCCAGGGCCGCTGCGGCTCCCCGGTCGGCCGCGGGGGCGGTCGCGCGTCCGGTGTCCATTCGCGTCACGGCGGTCATGCCGGTCTCGGGCCGCGTCACCACGCCGTACCGGGAAGGACACCTGAGCGTGGATCTCGCGGCGCCGACGGGTACGCCTATTCGCGCAGCGGCGC
This DNA window, taken from Deinococcus reticulitermitis, encodes the following:
- a CDS encoding M23 family metallopeptidase — protein: MAVRYGTTTQALVRANPSLPQGPLRAGTRVTLPATAVRVWSVRAGDTLSGIAQRERTTVAALVAANRGLDQQRPLMIGQKLLLPTPRAAAAPRSAAGAVARPVSIRVTAVMPVSGRVTTPYREGHLSVDLAAPTGTPIRAAAPGVVTQSYFDSKSGWGWTVLVDHGNGLQTRYSHNSANLVSVGHRVEAGQVIARVGSTGNSTGPHLDYRVTYQGQPIHPFSLY